The uncultured Desulfatiglans sp. DNA window CAGCGGTTTGTCACGCGGCTGAAGACCTCCCCGGCCTTTTCGGCGGCGAGCCGCTGGACCAACGATTCCGGGTCTGCGTGCAGACGGCTTTCTTCCGCAAGGCTGGGGACGACCTCGAAGGGCAGCTTGATCTGCTGAAGCAGCCGCCTGCGGCGAGGTGAGGCGGAGGCAAGGGTTAGGGGGTTCCGGATGCTGATCCGGCGGGCTCGGGTCATGGCGTCTGATCGATCCCGAAAAGACGGCATGCATTTTCCGTTGTCACCGTGGCGATTTCCTCTTCGCGGAGGCCGCGCAGGGAGGCGATTTCGCCGGCCGTGTAGCGGACGAAGGCCGGTTCGTTGCGTTTGCCGCGTTTGGGCACGGGGGCGAGGTATGGGGCGTCGGTTTCGATCAGCAGGGCTTCGAGCGGGATGCCTCGGGCGACCTCCCGGACCTGGGTCGCCTTTGGAAACGTCACGGTTCCGGGAATGGAGATGTAAAAGCCCAGATCGATGAAGGTGTGCGCCAGGTCGAGATCCCCCGAAAAACAGTGAATGACCCCGCGCCGCTTTCCAGCGCCCTTCCTTCGGACCGCTTCGAGAACGTCCATGTGGGCCTCCCGGTCGTGAATGATCACCGGGAGGGCGAGGTCGGCAGCCATCTCGAGTTGACGGGTGAACAAGGGCTTTTGGGTCTCCGCCGGGCAGTAACCGCGGTAGTAGTCGAGCCCGATTTCCCCCCAGGCGACGACCTCCGGCGAGGCGGTAAGGTCCGCCAGCCGCTCCAGGTCGTTCGGCGTGCACTCTGCAGCGTTGTGCGGGTGATAACCAACAGCCGCATAGGTTCGATCGTGCACCTGAGCGATCGCGATCGCGCGGGTCGAACTCCCGAGGTCGATCCCCACCGTCAGAACGGACTCCACCTGCGCCTCGCGGGCGCGTCGCATGACCTCTTCGAGATCGTCCGCAAATGCCTCCATATCCAAGTGTGCATGGGTGTCGAACAGCATAATCCCTTCTTTCTATCAGTTTCCATCCGGAAATGGTCTTTTTGGCCAATCTCGGCGTCAATCTGCACGTTTGCTTGTGCGGCGACCTGCAGGTCGCCTCCGCGCAAACGCTTGATTTCCTTGATATTGGCCAAAAATCCTCATTTCCGGATTGGAAACTGAGTTCTACCGCGAAATCATTTTCGGATGGAAACTCTATTGGTGCATCGCCGGATGGCCTCCGTCGGGCGATGTGGATTCACGAGCACGCGGGGATCTGGAATCCGGCCGCCCTTCCACCGATGGCGGGTTGCAGTTGCTTTGCCGCCGGCGGCCGCGCAGCCCCGCGTCCCCAACGCTGTTTTCGGATGAAGATGGTATAGAGGATTTGCCGCGCCGAGGCAAACAATTCCCTTGTCAGCGTGCATAAATTCCTTAAAATCATCCGCACAGACAGCTTTTGACCCCCGTTCCCACGGACTCCCCCGTTATGCTGCCATGAATCTTCCGCGGCGCCCCCCGCTGATCAGAGCCTTCCGGAAGCAGCCGGAGACGAAAATGATGACATCTGAAGAGGAGAACCGATTGCGAAGCGGCTTCGCAGAACGGGAGGCCCGTTCTGATGACGGGTTCGACTCGCGATTCGCCGGCCTGCTCGGGACAGGGCTCCTGAGCCTCCTGGATCTGAAGGCTGCCGAAAGCCGTGCCAGATCAGCCGGCCGGTCTGTAGAGAGCATCCTGCTGGATGAATTTCACCTGTCGAAGCAGGATCTTGGCCTTGCCCTGGCGAGGCGTTACCGGATGCCTCTTCTGGCCTTCAGCGAGGATCTGCATTTCCCCGCCGGCCGGCTTTCCGGCGTCAAGGCCGCTTTCCTGAGAAGGAACGGGATGATCCCGGTTTGGAAGAACGCCGAAAAAAGCGCCGTTCTGGTCGCCATGCGCGATCCTGCCGACCTCCAGGCCAGGGATGCCATCAGACGAATCTTTCCTGGCGAACCTCTGGCCTTCGCCGTTGCGTTGGACGAGGATATCCAGCGTCTGATCGATCAGCTGGAGCGCAGGCGGCGCGATGGAGCGGCCGTCGATGCCCCGGGGATCGAGGCGCTGCTCCAGGGTTTGGAGCCGGCGCCGGGGGAACCCGAGGAGGAAAGGGAGGAGCCGAGCGAGCAGGACAGCCTCATCGTCCAACTGGTCAACCGGATGATCCTGGATGCCTGCCGACAGCGCGCCTCCGACATCCACATCGAGCCGCGCCCGGGGAAGGCCGGCACCCTGGTCCGTTTCAGGGTGGACGGCGTTTGCCGGGTTTACCAGACCATCCCCGCCCGGTATCAGCGTGCGGTGGTTTCCAGGATCAAGATCATGGCCGATATGGACATCTCGGAGCGCCGGCTCCCCCAGGATGGCAAGATCCTGTTCAAGCGCTTCGGCTCGTTGGATATCGAGCTGCGCGTGGTCACGGTCCCACTCGGTGGGCTGATCGAAGACGTGGTGCTCAGGATCCTTCCGCGGCATGCGGTGCAAAGCATCCAAAAGATCGAGATGAGTGCTCGCGACGAGACACGCTTCAAAGAGCTGATCTCGAAGCCCTATGGCCTGGTCCTCGTCGTCGGTCCGACGGGCAGCGGAAAGACGACGACGCTCCATGCGGCGCTCGCTGAGATCAACCGGACGGAGCGAAAGATCTGGACGGCAGAGGATCCGATCGAGATCACCCAGGATGGGCTGCGCCAGGTCCAGATCAACCGCAGGATCGGCTATGACTTCGCAGCTGCCCTCCGGTCGTTTCTGAGAGCCGATCCGGATGTGATCATGGTGGGTGAGATGCGGGACCGGGAAACGGCCGCCATCGCCATCGAGGCGTCTCTGACGGGGCATCTCGTTCTGAGCACGCTGCACACGAACAGCGCCGCCGAGACCGTCGTCCGGCTGCTCGAAATGGGCCTCGATCCCTGTAATTTCGCCGATGCGCTTCTCGGCGTTCTGGCGCAGCGCCTCGTGAGGAGCCTCTGCCGGCGATGCAGAAGACCGCAGGGGACGGACCCCGGCTACTATGACGCCCTCGAGGCCTCCTACGGCGAGGGCTGGTGCGGTCTGGGAGAGACTTCGAATGGCATGGACCTCTTTGCCCGTGGAGGATGCCCCCACTGCAATCAGAGCGGGTACAGCGGGAGGACAGCGATCTGCGAACTGCTTCTTTGCACGGATCCGATCAAGGAACTCATCCGGCGGGGTGCACCTGTCGATGCGTTGAATGCCCAGGCCGCCCGCGAAGGCATGACGACCCTGATGCAGGATGGAGTCCGCAAGGTCGTCAAGGGCATCACGGACCTCCAGGAGGTCCGACGGGTTTGCGTGCGTTAGGAAAGGGAATCGTAAGGCGCAGAAGACCGGACTCTGAAAAACAGCCCGCGGACGAGTATATCATGATCGGTGAAAAAGATTTTTCTGCGAGGTCGGATTCCCTCGACCGGCGGTCGAGCAGGTGGAAATGCCGGTCTGTTCGAGCGGGTCGCCGGCAAGGAAAAAGCCTTGTTTTTAGCCGGGGTTCTTGGCATTTTATATCATTTGTGTCTGCAAAACGCTTTTTTCGCCCATCCCGGTGTCCATTCGCATTTCTGCTGGCGAAGCGATCCGCGGATCGCCCCGCGCAAATGCCTCGTTTCCCCCGTGCAGGGGCCCGATTTTGCCGGATGGGAAATCTGGCCGGTGGGGGAGTCTTTCCCCCGGCTGTCTGACACCCGATATCGGAGAAACAGGACAGAGAAGGTCCCCATGAAGCTTGACTTGAAGGAGGCGGAGTCGCTTCTCGGCATTTCCGCCATGACGATTCAGCGCTGGGCGCGCCAAGGCCGGATACCCGCTAGAGAGGCAGGCGGCGCCCTCGTTTTCAGACAGAAGGAACTCGAACGGTGGGCCTGGAACCGGCAGTGGCCGTTGCGCCGGGATCCGGGCATCTCCTGCCTGGAGGGCGGCCTGGAGACGGAATGTCTTTCGGACGCCTTGCGGCGGGGAGGTGTCTTTTTCAACGTTCGCGGGGACACGGTCAAGGAGGTTCTGAACGAGATGGCCGGGCTGGTTCCGCTCTCAGCCGATGTGGATCGTGAAGGGCTGGTCGAGCTATTGGAGGAGAGAGAGCGGTTGGCGAGCACGGGCATCGGGCGAGGGGTCGCCGTTCCGCACCCGCGTGAACCCCTGACCTCGATCGGTGACCGTGCCATTGTGACGGCGGCGTTTTTGGAGCGGCCGGTGGATTTCGGGGCGATGGACCATGTCCCGGTCTTTCTGGTGTTGCTCATGTTGAGCCCAGCAACGCGTATCCACCTCCGTCTACTGTCCCGTTTGAGCTTCTGCCTTCGAGACGTATCGTTGACGGAGGGGCTGCCGAACTACCGCGAAGAAGAGGCCTTTTTGAAGGACATCGCTCGGGCCGAGCAGGGATTGTGAGGTCATGCA harbors:
- the yabD gene encoding Uncharacterized deoxyribonuclease YabD, producing the protein MLFDTHAHLDMEAFADDLEEVMRRAREAQVESVLTVGIDLGSSTRAIAIAQVHDRTYAAVGYHPHNAAECTPNDLERLADLTASPEVVAWGEIGLDYYRGYCPAETQKPLFTRQLEMAADLALPVIIHDREAHMDVLEAVRRKGAGKRRGVIHCFSGDLDLAHTFIDLGFYISIPGTVTFPKATQVREVARGIPLEALLIETDAPYLAPVPKRGKRNEPAFVRYTAGEIASLRGLREEEIATVTTENACRLFGIDQTP
- a CDS encoding Type II secretion system protein E (modular protein) yields the protein MMTSEEENRLRSGFAEREARSDDGFDSRFAGLLGTGLLSLLDLKAAESRARSAGRSVESILLDEFHLSKQDLGLALARRYRMPLLAFSEDLHFPAGRLSGVKAAFLRRNGMIPVWKNAEKSAVLVAMRDPADLQARDAIRRIFPGEPLAFAVALDEDIQRLIDQLERRRRDGAAVDAPGIEALLQGLEPAPGEPEEEREEPSEQDSLIVQLVNRMILDACRQRASDIHIEPRPGKAGTLVRFRVDGVCRVYQTIPARYQRAVVSRIKIMADMDISERRLPQDGKILFKRFGSLDIELRVVTVPLGGLIEDVVLRILPRHAVQSIQKIEMSARDETRFKELISKPYGLVLVVGPTGSGKTTTLHAALAEINRTERKIWTAEDPIEITQDGLRQVQINRRIGYDFAAALRSFLRADPDVIMVGEMRDRETAAIAIEASLTGHLVLSTLHTNSAAETVVRLLEMGLDPCNFADALLGVLAQRLVRSLCRRCRRPQGTDPGYYDALEASYGEGWCGLGETSNGMDLFARGGCPHCNQSGYSGRTAICELLLCTDPIKELIRRGAPVDALNAQAAREGMTTLMQDGVRKVVKGITDLQEVRRVCVR
- a CDS encoding hypothetical protein (Evidence 5 : Unknown function), coding for MKKIFLRGRIPSTGGRAGGNAGLFERVAGKEKALFLAGVLGILYHLCLQNAFFAHPGVHSHFCWRSDPRIAPRKCLVSPVQGPDFAGWEIWPVGESFPRLSDTRYRRNRTEKVPMKLDLKEAESLLGISAMTIQRWARQGRIPAREAGGALVFRQKELERWAWNRQWPLRRDPGISCLEGGLETECLSDALRRGGVFFNVRGDTVKEVLNEMAGLVPLSADVDREGLVELLEERERLASTGIGRGVAVPHPREPLTSIGDRAIVTAAFLERPVDFGAMDHVPVFLVLLMLSPATRIHLRLLSRLSFCLRDVSLTEGLPNYREEEAFLKDIARAEQGL
- a CDS encoding exported hypothetical protein (Evidence 5 : Unknown function), with product MVFLANLGVNLHVCLCGDLQVASAQTLDFLDIGQKSSFPDWKLSSTAKSFSDGNSIGASPDGLRRAMWIHEHAGIWNPAALPPMAGCSCFAAGGRAAPRPQRCFRMKMV